A single genomic interval of Streptomyces sp. 1222.5 harbors:
- a CDS encoding pyruvate carboxylase, which yields MFRKVLVANRGEIAIRAFRAGYELGARTVAVFPHEDRNSLHRLKADEAYEIGEPGHPVRAYLSVEEIVAAARRAGADAVYPGYGFLSENPELARACEDAGITFVGPSAQTLELTGNKARAVAAARAAGVPVLGSSQPSNDVDELVRAAEEIGFPVFVKAVAGGGGRGMRRVEDPDQLRESIEAASREAASAFGDPTVFLEKAVVDPRHIEVQILADGEGEVIHLFERDCSLQRRHQKVIELAPAPNLDPALRDRICADAVRFAREIGYRNAGTVEFLLDRDGNHVFIEMNPRIQVEHTVTEEVTDVDLVQAQLRIASGETLADLGLAQDRITLRGAALQCRITTEDPANGFRPDTGRISAYRSPGGSGIRLDGGTTHAGTEISAHFDSMLVKLTCRGRDFNAAIGRARRAVAEFRIRGVATNIPFLQAVLDDPDFQAGRVTTSFIEERPHLLTARSSADRGTKLLTYLADVTVNKPHGERPDLLDPLTKLPPLPQGEPPAGSRQHLVQLGPEGFARHLRESPTIGVTDTTFRDAHQSLLATRVRTKDLLAVAPVVAQTLPQLLSLECWGGATYDVALRFLAEDPWERLAALREAVPNICLQMLLRGRNTVGYTPYPTEVTDAFVQEAAATGIDIFRIFDALNDVGQMRPAIQAVRETGTAIAEVALCYTADLSDPAERLYTLDYYLRLAEQIVEAGAHVLAVKDMAGLLRAPAAAKLVSALRREFDLPVHLHTHDTAGGQLATYLAAIQAGADAVDGAVASMAGTTSQPSLSAIVAATDHSERPTGLDLQAVGDLEPYWESVRKIYAPFEAGLASPTGRVYHHEIPGGQLSNLRTQAVALGLGDRFEDIEAMYAAADRILGHLVKVTPSSKVVGDLALHLVGAGVSPADFEATPDRFDIPDSVIGFLRGELGTPPGGWPEPFRTKALQGRTAAKPAPELSTEDREGLAKDRRTTLNRLLFPAPTREFETHRQSFGDTSVLDSKAFFYGLRQAKEYAVDLEPGVRLLIELQAVGEADERGMRTVMSTLNGQLRPIQVRDRAAASDVPVTEKADRSNPGHVAAPFAGVVTLAVTEGDEVAAGATIATIEAMKMEATITAPKAGRVSRLAINRIQQVEGGDLLAEIG from the coding sequence ATGTTCCGCAAGGTGCTGGTCGCCAATCGTGGAGAGATCGCGATCCGCGCGTTCCGGGCGGGCTACGAACTCGGCGCGCGTACGGTCGCCGTGTTCCCGCACGAGGACCGCAACTCGCTGCACCGGCTCAAGGCCGACGAGGCGTACGAGATCGGGGAGCCGGGGCACCCGGTGCGGGCGTACCTCTCCGTCGAGGAGATCGTGGCCGCCGCCCGCCGGGCCGGCGCCGACGCCGTCTACCCCGGTTACGGCTTCCTGTCCGAGAACCCCGAACTGGCGCGCGCCTGCGAGGACGCCGGCATCACGTTCGTCGGGCCCAGCGCGCAGACGCTGGAGCTGACCGGCAACAAGGCGCGCGCGGTCGCCGCCGCCCGCGCCGCGGGCGTACCCGTGCTCGGTTCCTCCCAGCCCTCCAACGACGTCGACGAACTGGTACGGGCCGCCGAGGAGATCGGCTTCCCCGTCTTCGTCAAGGCGGTCGCGGGCGGTGGCGGCCGCGGTATGCGCCGCGTGGAGGACCCCGATCAGCTGCGCGAGTCCATCGAGGCCGCCTCCCGGGAGGCCGCGTCCGCGTTCGGCGACCCGACCGTCTTCCTGGAGAAGGCCGTCGTCGACCCGCGCCACATCGAGGTGCAGATCCTCGCCGACGGCGAGGGCGAGGTCATCCACCTGTTCGAGCGGGACTGCTCGCTCCAGCGCCGCCACCAGAAGGTCATCGAGCTGGCGCCCGCCCCCAACCTCGACCCCGCGCTGCGGGACCGGATCTGCGCCGACGCCGTCCGCTTCGCTCGCGAGATCGGCTACCGCAACGCGGGCACCGTGGAGTTCCTGCTCGACCGCGACGGCAACCACGTCTTCATCGAGATGAACCCGCGCATCCAGGTCGAGCACACCGTCACCGAAGAGGTCACGGACGTCGACCTGGTCCAGGCCCAGCTGCGGATCGCCTCCGGCGAGACCCTCGCCGACCTCGGCCTCGCACAGGACCGGATCACCCTGCGCGGCGCCGCCCTCCAGTGCCGCATCACCACCGAGGACCCGGCCAACGGCTTCCGCCCGGACACCGGCCGGATCAGTGCCTACCGCTCGCCGGGCGGCTCCGGCATCCGCCTCGACGGCGGCACCACGCACGCCGGCACGGAGATCAGTGCCCACTTCGACTCCATGCTCGTCAAGCTGACCTGCCGGGGCCGGGACTTCAACGCGGCGATCGGCCGGGCGCGGCGCGCGGTCGCCGAGTTCCGCATCCGCGGTGTGGCCACCAACATCCCGTTCCTCCAGGCGGTCCTGGACGACCCCGACTTCCAGGCCGGCCGGGTGACCACCTCCTTCATCGAGGAGCGCCCCCACCTGCTCACCGCCCGGTCCTCCGCCGACCGGGGCACCAAGCTGCTGACCTACCTCGCCGACGTGACGGTGAACAAGCCGCACGGCGAGCGGCCCGACCTGCTCGACCCACTGACCAAGCTGCCCCCGCTGCCGCAGGGGGAGCCGCCCGCCGGGTCGCGCCAACACCTCGTGCAGCTGGGCCCGGAGGGCTTCGCGCGGCACCTGCGCGAGTCGCCGACCATCGGCGTCACCGACACCACCTTCCGCGACGCCCACCAGTCCCTGCTCGCCACCCGCGTGCGCACCAAGGACCTCCTCGCCGTCGCGCCGGTCGTCGCCCAGACCCTGCCGCAGCTGCTGTCCCTGGAGTGCTGGGGCGGCGCCACCTACGACGTCGCGCTGCGCTTCCTCGCCGAGGACCCCTGGGAGCGGCTGGCCGCCCTCCGCGAGGCCGTGCCCAACATCTGTCTCCAGATGCTGCTGCGCGGCCGCAACACCGTCGGCTACACGCCGTACCCCACGGAGGTCACCGACGCCTTCGTGCAGGAGGCCGCCGCCACCGGCATCGACATCTTCCGCATCTTCGACGCCCTCAACGACGTCGGCCAGATGCGCCCCGCCATCCAGGCCGTGCGCGAGACGGGCACCGCGATCGCCGAGGTCGCCCTCTGCTACACCGCCGACCTGAGCGACCCCGCCGAGCGGCTGTACACCCTCGACTACTACCTGCGCCTCGCCGAACAGATCGTCGAGGCCGGCGCCCACGTCCTCGCCGTCAAGGACATGGCCGGACTGCTGCGCGCCCCCGCCGCCGCCAAGCTGGTCTCGGCGCTGCGCCGGGAGTTCGACCTGCCGGTGCACCTGCACACCCACGACACCGCCGGCGGCCAGCTCGCCACCTACCTCGCCGCGATCCAGGCGGGCGCCGACGCGGTCGACGGCGCGGTGGCGTCCATGGCGGGCACCACCTCCCAGCCGTCGCTGTCGGCGATCGTCGCGGCCACCGACCACTCCGAACGGCCCACGGGACTCGACCTCCAGGCCGTCGGTGACCTGGAGCCCTACTGGGAGAGCGTGCGGAAGATCTACGCCCCGTTCGAGGCGGGGCTCGCCTCCCCGACCGGGCGCGTCTACCACCACGAGATCCCCGGCGGGCAGCTGTCCAACCTGCGCACCCAGGCGGTCGCGCTCGGCCTCGGCGACCGCTTCGAGGACATCGAGGCGATGTACGCGGCCGCCGACCGCATCCTGGGCCACCTGGTGAAGGTCACCCCGTCCTCCAAGGTGGTCGGCGACCTCGCGCTGCACCTGGTCGGCGCCGGTGTCTCCCCGGCGGACTTCGAGGCGACCCCCGACCGGTTCGACATCCCCGACTCGGTGATCGGCTTCCTCCGCGGCGAGCTGGGTACCCCGCCCGGCGGCTGGCCCGAGCCGTTCCGCACCAAGGCGCTCCAGGGCCGTACCGCCGCCAAGCCGGCGCCCGAACTGTCCACCGAGGACCGGGAGGGACTGGCGAAGGACCGCCGGACCACCCTCAACCGGCTGCTGTTCCCCGCGCCGACACGGGAGTTCGAGACGCACCGCCAGTCCTTCGGCGACACCAGCGTCCTCGACAGCAAGGCCTTCTTCTACGGCCTGCGCCAGGCCAAGGAGTACGCCGTCGACCTGGAGCCCGGTGTCCGGCTGCTGATCGAGCTGCAGGCGGTCGGCGAGGCAGACGAGCGCGGCATGCGGACGGTCATGTCCACGCTCAACGGCCAGCTCCGGCCGATTCAGGTACGTGACCGGGCCGCAGCCTCGGACGTGCCGGTGACGGAGAAGGCCGACCGGTCGAACCCGGGCCATGTCGCGGCCCCCTTCGCCGGTGTGGTGACGCTCGCCGTGACGGAGGGCGACGAGGTCGCCGCCGGTGCCACGATCGCCACCATCGAGGCGATGAAGATGGAGGCCACGATCACCGCTCCGAAGGCGGGCCGGGTGTCCCGGCTGGCCATCAACCGGATCCAGCAGGTGGAGGGCGGCGACCTGCTGGCGGAGATCGGCTGA
- a CDS encoding ATP-binding protein: MTAPTPPGDRPSLRTFVIALAATGALSALAVCAAVVAAPDGVRTPLAWGGGAAAVLLGVAVATAAHALRAGRDTRGRLESVTQDLGRLLQQQARAASETRQEQQRLIDELAEQRAEFTESFATERDRLEQEGARETERLRQENARLRGELEKAGRERDAAVSATSNAAGRMQALATATLADLRAMEDRHTDEEVLADLLHLDHRTAQAGRLADSIAVLTGARSGRRWARPIGMESILRGSMGRIAGYRRVRVHSVSGVAVAGHAAEGVMHALAELLDNAANFSPPTAEVHVYVEEVPAGVIVSVEDSGLVMGDVQLRRAERAVSGDVSELGGLTGTRLGLAVVGRLARKHGLKVSFRPSARGGTGVLMLVPQDILAGPAAPEPAAPAPAEAPAAVEVPPVHEAAAPEPREGTAGLPKRRRGRTLAEAERSRSPRAGGSRPAPGADQGKARAARFSSFREAVRPPADIGGTGTVVPAPGDHGTDDPLPPAPGGRTAGSPGEPARDGHFADDAGTATHDGRVHDGRAPGSPQGLAATGADTAPASSHPHAHPEGDTTP, from the coding sequence ATGACCGCGCCCACCCCTCCCGGCGACCGCCCTTCCCTCCGTACGTTCGTCATCGCCCTCGCCGCGACCGGTGCCCTGTCGGCGCTCGCGGTCTGCGCGGCCGTGGTGGCGGCACCGGACGGTGTGCGCACTCCGCTCGCCTGGGGCGGCGGCGCCGCCGCGGTCCTGCTCGGCGTGGCGGTGGCCACGGCGGCCCACGCCCTGCGGGCCGGTCGGGACACCCGGGGCCGGCTGGAGAGCGTGACCCAGGACCTCGGGCGGCTGCTCCAGCAGCAGGCCCGCGCGGCCTCGGAGACGCGCCAGGAGCAGCAGCGCCTCATCGACGAACTCGCCGAGCAGCGAGCCGAGTTCACCGAGTCCTTCGCGACCGAACGGGACCGGCTGGAGCAGGAGGGCGCACGCGAGACGGAACGGCTGCGCCAGGAGAACGCCCGACTCAGGGGCGAGCTGGAGAAGGCGGGGCGGGAACGCGACGCCGCCGTGTCCGCGACCTCCAACGCCGCCGGCCGGATGCAGGCCCTGGCCACGGCCACGCTCGCCGACCTGCGGGCCATGGAGGACCGGCACACCGACGAGGAGGTCCTCGCCGACCTCCTCCACCTCGACCATCGCACCGCCCAGGCGGGCCGGCTCGCGGACTCCATCGCCGTGCTCACGGGTGCGCGTTCGGGCCGCAGGTGGGCGCGGCCGATCGGCATGGAGTCGATCCTGCGCGGCTCGATGGGCCGGATCGCCGGCTACCGCCGGGTGCGGGTGCACTCGGTCAGCGGGGTCGCCGTGGCCGGACACGCGGCCGAGGGCGTGATGCACGCGCTCGCCGAACTCCTCGACAACGCGGCGAACTTCTCACCGCCGACCGCCGAGGTCCACGTGTACGTGGAGGAGGTGCCGGCCGGCGTCATCGTGTCCGTCGAGGACAGCGGTCTGGTGATGGGGGACGTGCAGCTGCGCCGCGCCGAGCGTGCGGTCTCCGGTGACGTCTCGGAGCTGGGCGGTCTGACCGGAACCCGGCTCGGCCTCGCCGTGGTCGGCCGGCTGGCCCGCAAGCACGGTCTCAAGGTCTCCTTCCGGCCGTCCGCGCGCGGCGGCACCGGGGTGCTGATGCTCGTCCCGCAGGACATCCTCGCCGGCCCGGCCGCACCCGAACCGGCCGCCCCCGCGCCCGCCGAGGCACCGGCCGCCGTGGAGGTCCCGCCGGTCCACGAGGCAGCCGCGCCCGAGCCTCGGGAGGGCACGGCCGGGCTGCCCAAGCGGCGCCGGGGCCGCACCCTCGCCGAGGCCGAGCGCTCCCGTTCGCCCCGGGCGGGCGGCAGCCGCCCCGCGCCCGGCGCCGACCAGGGCAAGGCGCGGGCGGCCCGCTTCAGCAGCTTCCGCGAGGCCGTACGACCGCCGGCGGACATCGGCGGGACCGGCACGGTCGTTCCCGCGCCGGGCGACCACGGCACCGACGACCCGCTGCCCCCGGCACCCGGCGGCCGTACCGCCGGCTCCCCCGGGGAACCGGCCCGCGACGGCCACTTCGCGGACGACGCCGGGACCGCGACGCACGACGGCCGCGTGCACGACGGCCGGGCGCCCGGCTCTCCGCAAGGCCTCGCCGCCACCGGCGCGGACACCGCACCCGCTTCCTCCCACCCGCACGCGCACCCGGAAGGCGACACCACTCCATGA
- a CDS encoding roadblock/LC7 domain-containing protein has product MTGPTTADDKLTWLLEGLLERTPGARHALVLSRDGLKLCRTPELSVDQADQLAAIAAGIQSLSHGASAEFGDGSGGVRSAMAEFYGGVLFIVEAGAGAHLAVVTSEDADAGVVGHTMSELVEQLGEHLTAPPRTS; this is encoded by the coding sequence ATGACCGGCCCGACCACCGCCGACGACAAGCTCACCTGGCTCCTGGAGGGCCTGCTGGAGAGGACGCCCGGCGCCCGGCACGCGCTCGTGCTCTCCCGGGACGGGCTGAAGCTGTGCCGTACCCCCGAGTTGAGCGTGGACCAGGCCGACCAGCTCGCCGCGATCGCCGCCGGCATCCAGTCGCTGTCGCACGGAGCCTCCGCGGAGTTCGGCGACGGCAGCGGCGGCGTGCGCTCGGCGATGGCGGAGTTCTACGGCGGCGTGCTGTTCATCGTCGAAGCCGGCGCGGGCGCCCACCTGGCCGTCGTCACCTCGGAGGACGCGGACGCCGGGGTCGTCGGGCACACCATGAGCGAACTGGTGGAGCAGCTCGGCGAGCACCTGACCGCTCCGCCCCGGACGTCATGA
- a CDS encoding DUF742 domain-containing protein, producing the protein MSRPGRDDAPDRLYTITQGRSRTGPDSPFDLVTLVVAESDPAAGMQSEHVAILETARFPTSVVEIAAELRLPVSITKVLLCDLLAAGRVSARHPRRPAITDPDILEQVLVGLRNL; encoded by the coding sequence ATGAGCCGTCCGGGGAGGGACGACGCGCCCGACCGTCTCTACACCATCACCCAGGGGCGCAGCCGGACCGGTCCGGACAGCCCCTTCGACCTGGTCACCCTCGTGGTCGCCGAGTCGGACCCGGCGGCCGGCATGCAGTCGGAGCACGTGGCGATCCTCGAGACGGCCCGTTTCCCCACCTCGGTGGTGGAGATCGCCGCCGAACTGCGGCTGCCGGTGAGCATCACCAAGGTGCTGCTGTGCGACCTGCTGGCGGCGGGCCGCGTGAGCGCCCGTCATCCCCGCCGGCCGGCCATTACCGACCCCGACATCCTGGAGCAGGTGCTCGTTGGACTCCGCAACCTCTGA
- a CDS encoding ATP/GTP-binding protein, with translation MDSATSDARTPLGASADNGLKIVVVGGFGVGKTTLVRSVSEIRPLNTEETMTQAGGPVDDIGQVRGKSATTVAFDFGRISLDAHNVLYLFGAPGQKRFWFLWDRLFSGTLGAVVLVDTRRIDDSWYAIDRLEHHGTPFIVACNDFGGTVRAGEDVREALDLDPHVPLIDCDARSRESGKQVLITLVQHVKNRYADPSARAGLPRQEFV, from the coding sequence TTGGACTCCGCAACCTCTGACGCCCGCACCCCGTTGGGTGCCTCCGCCGACAACGGTCTCAAGATCGTCGTCGTGGGCGGCTTCGGCGTCGGCAAGACCACCCTGGTCCGCTCCGTCAGCGAGATCCGCCCCCTCAACACCGAGGAGACGATGACGCAGGCCGGCGGGCCGGTCGACGACATCGGCCAGGTGCGGGGCAAGTCGGCCACCACGGTCGCCTTCGACTTCGGCCGGATCAGCCTGGACGCGCACAACGTGCTGTACCTGTTCGGGGCGCCGGGCCAGAAGCGGTTCTGGTTCCTGTGGGACCGGCTGTTCTCCGGCACGCTCGGTGCCGTCGTGCTGGTCGACACCCGACGCATCGACGACTCCTGGTACGCCATCGACCGGCTGGAGCACCACGGCACGCCGTTCATCGTGGCGTGCAACGACTTCGGCGGCACCGTACGGGCCGGCGAGGACGTCCGCGAGGCCCTCGACCTGGACCCGCACGTGCCGCTGATCGACTGCGACGCACGCTCCCGAGAGTCCGGCAAGCAGGTCCTGATCACGCTGGTGCAGCACGTGAAGAACCGGTACGCCGACCCGTCCGCGCGGGCGGGCCTGCCCCGACAGGAGTTCGTGTGA
- a CDS encoding cytochrome P450 translates to MTTPDAVPLGGPRFQTEPATLYREMRRDHGSVVPVTLDGDVPAWLVLGYRELHQVTGDPVLFSRDSDLWNQWENIPADWPLLPMIGRKQPSILYTVGERHRQRAAMVSNALEAVDPFELRRHAERFADELIDGLCGAGEADLVAQYAMLLPVRVLARLYGFPDEDGPALVTALNDMIDGRERALAGQAHLATSMGQLLADRKKEPAADVVSRMLADDSGFSDEEIAQDLMVMMAAGHQPTADWIGNSLRLMLTDTRFAASLFGGRNSVAEAMNEVLWEDTPTQNVAGRWAARDTHLGGRRVRAGDLLLLGLQGANSDPQVRTDASALTGGNSAHFSFGHGEHRCPFPAQEIAEVIARTGIEVVLDRLPDIDLAVPAESLGRRPSPWLRGLTGLPVRFTPVPAR, encoded by the coding sequence GTGACCACCCCCGACGCCGTGCCGCTCGGCGGCCCCCGCTTCCAGACGGAACCCGCCACCCTGTACCGGGAGATGCGGCGCGACCACGGATCCGTGGTGCCGGTGACCCTCGACGGTGACGTCCCGGCCTGGCTGGTGCTGGGCTACCGGGAACTGCACCAGGTCACCGGCGACCCGGTGCTCTTCAGCCGGGACTCCGACCTGTGGAACCAGTGGGAGAACATCCCGGCCGACTGGCCGCTGCTGCCGATGATCGGCCGCAAGCAGCCGTCGATCCTCTACACGGTCGGCGAACGGCACCGGCAGCGCGCGGCCATGGTCAGCAACGCCCTGGAGGCCGTGGACCCGTTCGAACTGCGGCGCCACGCCGAGCGGTTCGCGGACGAACTGATCGACGGACTGTGCGGCGCGGGCGAGGCCGACCTGGTCGCGCAGTACGCGATGCTGCTGCCGGTCCGCGTCCTGGCCCGGCTGTACGGCTTCCCCGACGAGGACGGCCCGGCCCTGGTCACCGCCCTCAACGACATGATCGACGGCCGCGAGCGCGCCCTCGCGGGGCAGGCGCATCTCGCCACGTCCATGGGGCAGTTGCTCGCCGACCGGAAGAAGGAGCCCGCCGCCGACGTGGTCTCCCGGATGCTCGCCGACGACAGCGGGTTCAGCGACGAGGAGATCGCGCAGGACCTGATGGTGATGATGGCGGCCGGACACCAGCCGACCGCCGACTGGATCGGCAACTCGCTGCGGCTGATGCTGACCGACACCCGGTTCGCGGCCTCGCTGTTCGGCGGGCGCAACAGCGTCGCCGAGGCGATGAACGAGGTGCTGTGGGAGGACACGCCGACCCAGAACGTGGCCGGCCGCTGGGCCGCCCGCGACACCCACCTCGGCGGCCGCCGCGTCCGGGCCGGTGACCTGCTGCTGCTCGGGCTCCAGGGCGCCAACTCCGATCCGCAGGTGCGCACCGACGCGTCCGCGCTGACCGGCGGCAACAGCGCGCACTTCTCCTTCGGTCACGGCGAGCACCGCTGCCCGTTCCCCGCGCAGGAGATCGCCGAGGTCATCGCGCGGACCGGCATCGAGGTCGTACTGGACCGGCTGCCGGACATCGACCTGGCGGTGCCGGCCGAGTCGCTGGGCCGCAGGCCCTCGCCCTGGCTCCGGGGGCTGACCGGGCTGCCCGTCCGCTTCACGCCCGTACCCGCCCGCTGA
- a CDS encoding cytochrome P450, whose product MTTGTEAPRIALDPFVTDLDGESAALRAAGPLAAVELPGGVPVWAVTHHAEARALLTDPRLVKDITVWGAWRRGEIPADWPLIGLANPGRSMLTVDGADHRRMRTLVAQALTPRRVERMRERIEKLTQDLLDALPTGGGTVDLKAAFAYPLPMYVIADLMGIEEARLPRLKVLFEKFFSTQTPPAEVVATLTELARIMAETVAAKRAEPGDDLTSALILASEDGDHLTDEEIVSTLQLMVAAGHETTISLIVNAVVNLSTHPDQRALVLSGEADWSAVVEETLRFSTPTSHVLIRFATEDVPVGDKVIPAGDALIVSYGAIGRDEHAHGPTAGEFDITRTTGGRHISFGHGPHVCPGAALSRLEAGVALPALYARFPGLELAVPAAELRNKPVVTQNDLFELPVRLDA is encoded by the coding sequence ATGACGACCGGTACCGAAGCACCCCGGATCGCCCTGGACCCCTTCGTCACCGACCTGGACGGCGAGAGCGCGGCGCTGCGCGCGGCCGGCCCGCTGGCCGCCGTCGAGCTGCCGGGCGGCGTCCCCGTGTGGGCCGTCACCCACCACGCCGAGGCCCGGGCGCTGCTCACCGACCCGCGGCTGGTGAAGGACATCACCGTGTGGGGTGCCTGGCGGCGCGGCGAGATACCCGCCGACTGGCCGCTGATCGGCCTCGCCAACCCGGGCCGCTCCATGCTCACCGTGGACGGTGCCGACCACCGCCGGATGCGCACGCTGGTCGCGCAGGCGCTGACCCCGCGCCGGGTGGAGCGGATGCGCGAGCGCATCGAGAAGCTGACCCAGGACCTGCTCGACGCGCTGCCCACGGGGGGCGGCACCGTCGACCTCAAGGCGGCCTTCGCCTACCCGCTGCCGATGTACGTCATCGCCGACCTCATGGGCATCGAGGAGGCGCGGCTGCCCCGGCTGAAGGTGCTGTTCGAGAAGTTCTTCTCCACGCAGACCCCGCCGGCGGAGGTCGTCGCCACCCTCACCGAGCTGGCGCGGATCATGGCCGAGACGGTGGCGGCCAAGCGGGCCGAGCCCGGCGACGACCTGACCAGCGCGCTGATCCTGGCCTCCGAGGACGGCGACCACCTCACCGACGAGGAGATCGTCTCCACGCTCCAGCTGATGGTCGCGGCGGGGCACGAGACGACGATCTCCCTGATCGTCAACGCGGTCGTCAACCTCTCCACCCACCCCGACCAGCGCGCCCTGGTGCTGTCCGGCGAGGCCGACTGGTCGGCGGTCGTCGAGGAGACCCTGCGCTTCTCCACCCCCACCTCCCACGTCCTGATCCGCTTCGCCACGGAGGACGTACCGGTCGGCGACAAGGTGATCCCGGCCGGGGACGCGCTCATCGTGTCGTACGGCGCGATCGGCCGTGACGAGCACGCGCACGGCCCGACCGCCGGGGAGTTCGACATCACCCGCACGACGGGCGGCCGGCACATCTCCTTCGGGCACGGGCCGCACGTGTGCCCGGGCGCCGCCCTGTCGCGGCTGGAGGCGGGCGTGGCGCTGCCCGCGCTGTACGCCCGCTTCCCCGGCCTGGAGCTGGCGGTGCCGGCGGCCGAGCTGCGCAACAAGCCGGTCGTCACGCAGAACGACCTGTTCGAGCTGCCGGTGCGGCTCGACGCGTAG